In Aspergillus luchuensis IFO 4308 DNA, chromosome 1, nearly complete sequence, the following are encoded in one genomic region:
- a CDS encoding phytoene desaturase family protein (COG:H;~EggNog:ENOG410PG02;~InterPro:IPR002937,IPR036188,IPR008150;~PFAM:PF01593;~SMCOG1222:dehydrogenase;~antiSMASH:Cluster_1.11;~go_function: GO:0016491 - oxidoreductase activity [Evidence IEA];~go_process: GO:0055114 - oxidation-reduction process [Evidence IEA]), translating to MLMNQILEGIEKIGKRLGVEYRLKSPVSSIIISEDQSAKGVLLSSGEKLEADLVVVNADLVYAYNHLLPASKEARRLSNREASCSSISFFWSFGRVISELKVHNIFLAEEYKNSFDSIFKDHQLPDEPSFYVNVPSRIDPTAAPKGKDAVVVLVPTGHMMDSTEPQDWDTLISKARDTVFDTIETRTGARALRESLIHEYVETPASWKEKFNLDRGSILGLSHSFFNVLSLRPKTKHSSIKGLYFVGASTHPGTGVPVCLAGSKLRNATIDTLRSSVFSLNDKHNFLFKV from the exons ATGCTAATGAACCAGATACTGGAAGGTATAGAGAAAATTGGAAAACGCCTTGGAGTCGAATATCGCCTCAAATCTCCTGTATCCTCGATCATTATTTCAGAAGATCAATCAGCAAAAGGCGTTCTTCTCTCATCTGGTGAGAAACTTGAGGCAGATCTTGTGGTGGTCAACGCAGACCTGGTCTATGCATACAACCATCTCCTTCCTGCATCCAAAGAAGCACGCCGTCTAAGCAACCGCGAAGCATCTTGCAGcagcatctccttcttctggtcTTTTGGCCGTGTGATCAGCGAGTTAAAAGTACATAATATATTCCTTGCTGAGGAATACAAGAACAGCTTTGACTCCATCTTCAAGGATCACCAATTGCCAGACGAACCGTCCTTCTACGTGAATGTCCCAAGCCGAATTGATCCTACAGCTGCCCCGAAGGGTAAGGATGCAGTGGTTGTACTGGTGCCTACTGGCCATATGATGGACAGCACTGAACCCCAAGACTGGGACACGCTCATCAGCAAAGCAAGAGACACTGTATTTGATACAATCGAAACACGAACTGGAGCTCGAGCACTTCGAGAAAGTCTAATCCACGAGTACGTCGAGACACCGGCAAGCTGGAAGGAAAAGTTCAACCTCGATCGAGGCTCTATTCTAGGGCTTTCACATTCATTCTTCAATGTGCTGAGTCTCCGTCCAAAGACTAAGCATTCTTCCATCAAGGGACTTTACTTTGTGGGGGCAAGCACGCATCCTGGCACAGGAGTTCCAGTGTGTCTTGCGGGGAGTAAACTG AGAAATGCCACAATTGATACCCTACGGAGTAGCGTCTTCTCTCTGAACGATAAACATAATTTCCTATTCAAGGTCTAG